The genomic region ACTGTACTCTGGTAGAGCTTTGTAGCACGATTTCACCGTCATCTTGACCGAAGCCACCTACATTGGGGTTATCGGTCAGAGCATCGCCAGCTGCAACTGTTTGCCCTTCAGAGACGATAAAAGCAGGACCAGCCGGAACGGTGTCAACCTTTGTTTCTCCAGACTCAGTCTGGATGCTAACTTCGTATTTGGCGTTACCGTATTCATCTTCCACTTTGGCAATTTTGGAAATCGTGCCAGCAGCAGAAGCAGTATAAGCAGCATTGTTGCTCTTTTCGCCAGTGGGGTAGACTTGACCGCGCCCTCTGTTACCACCGACGTGAACGGGGTATTTACCAAAATGAACGCTCTTGTCTTTAGCTGGGTCGGGCGAAAGGACTGGGAAGACAATTTCTTGATATTGTTCGCCAGGAAGGGGTCCGACGATGACCACATTTTCTTGGTCTTCGCTGTAGGGTTGGAAATAAAGATCGCCAACTTTCTCCTTCATTTCCTCAGAGATGCGTTCGGGGGGAGCAATTTTGAAGCCTTCTGGTAACATCAAAACCGCACCAACCTGAAGCCCACCTTTGGAGCCATCGGCAACAACTTGTTGAACGTTAGTGTCGTAGGGAATTTTTACTACTGCCTCAAACACGCTATCGGGTAATACCGATTGCGGTATTTCTACTTCTGTTGGTTTTGCCGCTAGGTGGCAGTTAGCACAGACAATACGTCCGGTTGCTTCTCTAGGACTTTCAGGATAAGATTGCTGCGCCCAGAAAGGATAGGCAGCAGCCGCTTGTGGCAGGGCAAAATCGCTAGAGAAGAAAAAGGCTACTGTAGCGATCGCCACCAGCACCATTTTGGCGATCGCTCTAGCACTGCAAGACCATCTTGCTCGGATCGAAACTCTTTTCATCGGCAGACAACTAATTAAAACTAGGGGTATGGGTTAGCGAGTGGTGAGTGGTGAGTGGTGAGTGGTGAGTGATGAACAAACTTTTTCTTCCCCTGCTCCCTGCTCCCTGCTCCCTGCTCCCTAACAAAACTAATACGTTACGAACCACAACGAGTTAAGCCCACCAAGGATCTTCCCCAGTGCGGAAGTCAGTTTCCGTCCAAGGCATCAGTAAAACTTTGTCGTCTTGAACTGCGGTGTGAACCAGTGCTAACGACAGAGGTGCGGGACCGCGCACGACTTTACCCGTATTATCGTACTGGGAACCGTGGCAAGGACATTTAAACTTGTTTTCTGCTGCGTTCCAAGGCACGACGCAGCCTAAGTGGGTGCAGATAGCATTTAAACCATATTCGCCTATAGAGTCTTTGCTGTCTACGATCAAGTAAGTGGGGTCGCCCTTCAGTCCTTGAACCAACGAGCGATCGCCTGGATTACGGTTGGCAGTAAACTGACTCACGCTCACTTCATTACCGAGTTCGTCTTTTGCCGTTACACCCCCACCTGCACCACCAGCAGCAGGCGGAATAAAGTACTTGACTACTGGGTACAATGCTCCTAATGCAGTACCTGTGATTGTCCCAAAAGTCAATAAGTTCATGAATTGCCGTCGCCCCATTCCTGGGACATCCATTGATTCAGAAATCTGAGCCATAACTTTTCTTTTGCGCTTTTACCTTTGTTTACAACCCTCTTCACAGTGACCAGCGACCAGCGACCAGTTATCAGTTTTTAGGTTTTTCTCAGTGGGAGTCAGATTTTTCCACAATCCTAAGCGTAGTACGTTTGAGGCAAATTCTAAATTCCCCTCTGAAACTTTTGGCGATCGATCGCTGTAAAACTAGTAACTGTTCCGAAGACTGCCCTGTCATCCACAAACATGATAGAATTCCTCTGCCAAGGATGTTGCCAGCCTTGATGAGAGCAAACATTACATTTCTT from Chroococcidiopsis sp. SAG 2025 harbors:
- the petA gene encoding cytochrome f, with protein sequence MKRVSIRARWSCSARAIAKMVLVAIATVAFFFSSDFALPQAAAAYPFWAQQSYPESPREATGRIVCANCHLAAKPTEVEIPQSVLPDSVFEAVVKIPYDTNVQQVVADGSKGGLQVGAVLMLPEGFKIAPPERISEEMKEKVGDLYFQPYSEDQENVVIVGPLPGEQYQEIVFPVLSPDPAKDKSVHFGKYPVHVGGNRGRGQVYPTGEKSNNAAYTASAAGTISKIAKVEDEYGNAKYEVSIQTESGETKVDTVPAGPAFIVSEGQTVAAGDALTDNPNVGGFGQDDGEIVLQSSTRVQWLLAFLAAIMLCQVLLVLKKKQVEKVQAAEMNF
- the petC gene encoding cytochrome b6-f complex iron-sulfur subunit produces the protein MAQISESMDVPGMGRRQFMNLLTFGTITGTALGALYPVVKYFIPPAAGGAGGGVTAKDELGNEVSVSQFTANRNPGDRSLVQGLKGDPTYLIVDSKDSIGEYGLNAICTHLGCVVPWNAAENKFKCPCHGSQYDNTGKVVRGPAPLSLALVHTAVQDDKVLLMPWTETDFRTGEDPWWA